DNA from Pseudomonadota bacterium:
TTATCTTTTACGTAGCGATCCATGCATTCCATGCAGCGTAAACAGGGACAAATATCTTCAATGTTTCCATTAAGAACTTTATTCGGCCATTCAGGGTCACTTAACAGTGCTCTGCCAAGTCCGATAAAATCAACCCTGCCTTCTGAAATCGCTTTATCACACTCATCAGGCTCACCTAACTGCTGGCCTGTTATTGTAATTGTATTGACCTTCTTTTTAAACTTTTCGGCATTTATTAAAACCGTTCCATCTTTGGAAAATGCGTTAGGCATTCCGGTTTCCAATGCATCATAAGAGCCGTCTCTGATATAGAATGCATCAACTCCCGCATCTTTCATAGCCTTTGCAATATCAATGCTCTGTGAAAGAGTTCTGCCCTTCTTAAATCCATGATCTAAACTCAATCCGGCAATAACCGGAAAATCCTTTCCAGTATATGCTCTTGCGCTTTCCATGCATTCCATAAAAAATCGCATTCTGTTTTTTATGGGCCCACCGTATTCATCAGTGCGATGATTCCAGCACTCGGTTAAAAACTGATCAATAAGATAATTATGGGCATTGATAAATAAGGCATCCAAACCAGCGCGTTTTAATCTTCCCGCCGCTTCTCCGAAAGACTGAATCAAACCGATTATTTCGGTTTTAGTAAGTTCATCAGACATTAAATCAGGATGATAAAACAAAGGCTGCTTGGATGGTGCGGCAGGCCATCTATCATGTTGAGGAGCATCGGCCAGTCTGCCTAATCCCGGTGTAAGCTGGGCAACAATCTTTGCTCCGTAACGATGTACTGTTTCAGCAAGATATGCAAATTCTTTTATCCTCTGGTCCGAATCGATAACCGGCATGCAGTTGTTTACAGGATAAGGATCGATCTTACACTCGGATTTTGTTTCACCTGTAATAATCAGACCGACTCCGCCTTTGGCTATTTTTCTGAAATACTCCTCATGCCAGATATTATATGTGTAATCGTTTCCTACAAAAAACTTGGTATGAACCGGAGAAAAAACAAGCCGGTTTTTCAATACCAAATTCCCAATACCCATTGGCTCAAAAAGTTTTTCATGTTTTTTGTTCATATGGCCCCTCCTGTAATTTTATTTGTTTGCAGCAGATAACCTTATTGCCAATATATATGAGCCACTTTCAAAACGTTTCAGTTTGGTCAAGCTCAAGGCGGGAGAAAATTTCAACCACAGGAATACATTTAGTATTTCGAGGATTGAAATTTGAGCCCAACGCTTAAGATCGGCCAAAATGGGGCGTTTTGAAACTGGCTCAAATGGTAAATTGTTTTAAATGATACAATAACAAGCGAATAAATCCTGATCCGGTATTAGAATTAACCTGCCTTTATTTTGTTGATAGGTTCTATAAATCAATTAAATGTAGTTTTTTTTAAAATTATATCATAAATTAATTTATAGGAAAGCTTAAATTAAAGTTGGGATAACCGCATTTTATAAACTTTGAGAATAGCAGCTACGCTGCATGATTCGGTAATATCTCCGTTCATAACCATCTGCACAGCGCGCTTGAAGCTGATCCATTTGGTGACTATCTGTTCATTAGGTTCCTGTTTGGGTGTTAAATAGGTAAGGCGCTTTGCCAGAAACAAATGCGCTACATCAGTTGTTACTCCATTACTATTGTCTATGCTGCCAAGAGCAGTCC
Protein-coding regions in this window:
- a CDS encoding FAD-dependent oxidoreductase — its product is MNKKHEKLFEPMGIGNLVLKNRLVFSPVHTKFFVGNDYTYNIWHEEYFRKIAKGGVGLIITGETKSECKIDPYPVNNCMPVIDSDQRIKEFAYLAETVHRYGAKIVAQLTPGLGRLADAPQHDRWPAAPSKQPLFYHPDLMSDELTKTEIIGLIQSFGEAAGRLKRAGLDALFINAHNYLIDQFLTECWNHRTDEYGGPIKNRMRFFMECMESARAYTGKDFPVIAGLSLDHGFKKGRTLSQSIDIAKAMKDAGVDAFYIRDGSYDALETGMPNAFSKDGTVLINAEKFKKKVNTITITGQQLGEPDECDKAISEGRVDFIGLGRALLSDPEWPNKVLNGNIEDICPCLRCMECMDRYVKDKYIGCTVNPILGHEMEPPIMPAFPVKKVLVIGGGPAGMEAAQTAASRGHEVTLIEKSSNLGGLLITAAVPDYKYRIGKYAAWLEHRLKNSNVKIQTKTEATTELINNLKPDVIIIATGAKPFIPEIPGPGSKNSVHVIDVLNKKAKVGNKIVIIGGRSGSCETAYCLAKEGKEVDIVVRSELLPDESIFNKYTLMAELPRYDVTIHLKWQPVEINDTGVIIKNSEGEEKFLQADTVIMGTGSISDHSLYKSFAGLAKEIYEIGDSTSPRRIYEAVHEGYFIGKEI